The segment AGAAGGCCAGCTCTTTGGGATATGGCCGCCGGCTCCTCATCAACTTCAGTCCCCCTTCTATGGTGGTGCACAAGGCTGACAACGTGAGTGACTTCTCACATGAGCTGCCCCACTTACGCCAGGAGACCTATGAAAATCAGAGTGGAGCAGTTGAGGAAGGACTCTCCACTAATcaaaatcatcatcaccatGACATGGTGATGGATAACCCCTTGAACCAGCTGTCCACACTGGCAGGCCAGTTAGCCAGCCTCCCGTCAGAGTCCCAGGCCGAGACTCAACCTCCCATGTCTCCAGGTGCTGAATCTATTGAGGATGAGAAGCCCTTCCTCATCCAGCAGCCTCACCCCGCCACAACTCCTATAGCCGTCACAGCCAGTATGGCTcacgcctcctcctcttctccaatCACCCCAGAGCCCCGGGCTCCTCCCCACAGCAACTGCAGTCCTGGAGGAGGACCCTGCAGTGAGCACAGTGGGCACACCAGCACTCCCAGTGTCTCCAACAGCCGACCCAGTACACCAGCTCCGGGCCTGTCTGCCCCGCTCCAGGACCCCCATGTGCTGCATCACTGCCAGCACTGTGACATCTACTTCCCTGACAACATCCTCTACACAATCCACATGGGCTGCCACGGCTATGAAAACCCATTCCAGTGCAACATCTGTGGCTACAAGTGCAAGAGCAAGTACGACTTTGCCTGCCACTTTGCCCGCGGGCAGCACAAGTaataaaataggaaaacaaagaacaatCTTTTAACGGgacagctttgttttttcttaattctatagtaattttatttattggtcTTTTAGCTGGCCTTGATGTAGCCTTGGCTCGACAGTTTAACTTGCACAGAAAAATGTCAGCATTCTGATGGTTCCATTTTGTATACTTGAAGGTGCCCATTCAAGTGTATTTGAAAGAGATGCTGTGTTTTTAGACGTGTTGAGAATTTATTTGCGATGGTGGAGACCGTCACATTCACGAAAAACAACCTCTCAAACAGATTATGTTGGATACCCTAATCACTATTTGTTGAATTTAGTCGAGAATTGCTTTCAACTGTCCAAAGCAAATTTAGAAAGGTGCAATTTTGTGCAGATAATTTGGCTTTTATTCAGACAGCAGTGAATGAAAGTCTTGAAGGAAATACCTCAGCAATCTACAAACAAGTTTAAAATGAACTTTGAAAATGGTCAAATGTGGTGTTTTATACACgtgatttataatataataaatccCTTTTAAGTGATCTCACCATTGCTAAGGGCTATCGGTTTATGTAGCTGTGAGATTTAACTGTTGTGAACTAAAAAGACGCAATTACTTTTAACATTATAATTGAGATTAATAGACCAACCAAAATATAGTGTTCAGGTTTGCTTTTTTTAAGCATACTGTGACCTGGACACTGCTTCTCACTGAGAACATGACTGCCAGCAAGGACAGAAATGACAACAGAATTTAGccacaaatattaaaatctATGCCTGCTGAAGAGTGTTATATCTTAGGATAATATTCTCTCTCTGTTACATGTCCTTTTCCAACTGGACACTCAATTTTGTATACTGCTCTCTCCTCACACCATAcggtccatagagaaaataaccAAATTCACATCACAGGACACAGGATCGGTTTATCcgccgctgcctccatcaatcagtaagttcaaacatgttatcttgtgactttgatgtttgaaatcctttgttagGGCGTGCAATAGTGGCACATCGCCACTgaacaaagcagcagtagacccgCAGCTTCTGTAGCTTTGTGGGCCAAAAAGATGCAGATTTcttctatggaatttggtgctgGAACGTAAGCCTTTCACAGATTCGGTTTCTTGCTGTAAAAGGCTGATTATAGTGAGAAGAAGTGGCAAACGTACTGTATACATAAGATGTCATTCCTTTTTATCCCCGCTGGCaaccatgttatcagtgagagcaAGTGCCCAGTTTTTC is part of the Solea senegalensis isolate Sse05_10M linkage group LG15, IFAPA_SoseM_1, whole genome shotgun sequence genome and harbors:
- the ikzf5 gene encoding zinc finger protein Pegasus; this translates as MGEEKPDTLDFVKDFQEYLSQQTQHVNMISGSVSGVKEADELPADCSQNGLDHPSVDMSLEDSSGILVDGFERTYDGKLKCRYCNYATRGTARLIEHIRIHTGEKPHRCHLCPFASAYERHLEAHMRSHTGEKPYKCELCSFRCSDRSNLSHHRRRRHKLLPMKGARSLSHKKMLSVLQKKASSLGYGRRLLINFSPPSMVVHKADNVSDFSHELPHLRQETYENQSGAVEEGLSTNQNHHHHDMVMDNPLNQLSTLAGQLASLPSESQAETQPPMSPGAESIEDEKPFLIQQPHPATTPIAVTASMAHASSSSPITPEPRAPPHSNCSPGGGPCSEHSGHTSTPSVSNSRPSTPAPGLSAPLQDPHVLHHCQHCDIYFPDNILYTIHMGCHGYENPFQCNICGYKCKSKYDFACHFARGQHK